A genomic window from Glycine soja cultivar W05 chromosome 10, ASM419377v2, whole genome shotgun sequence includes:
- the LOC114370373 gene encoding tetraspanin-18-like — protein sequence MRLNLCHVSLGFVLKFLNFLQCFVGLSILLYSLWMFNEWDHSVPPDPPLPPAFHFYLKLNSINLPAPWFIYNFMGFGILVLCISFLGCIAAEMINGCCLCFYSILVVVLLLLEASLVGFIALDSDWEKDIPFDPTGQLDELRAFIEDNIDTCTWVGIAVLVIQALSLLLALILRATVSSRRADFDYEDGYDVRGRSWEPLLNPQPGQPSGSSKGDNSGNHSDFWSARMREKYGLNHGDKSSYQP from the exons ATGCGGCTGAATTTGTGCCACGTTTCGCTTGGTTTCGTTCTGAAATTCCTGAATTTCCTTCAATGCTTCGTTGGCCTTTCCATTCTGCTCTATTCCCTATGGATGTTCAACGAATGGGACCATAGTGTCCCTCCTGATCCTCCTCTTCCTCCCGCCTTCCATTTCTATCTCAAACTCAATTCCATCAACCTACCCGCTCCATG GTTCATCTACAATTTCATGGGATTTGGAATATTGGTGTTATGCATTTCTTTCTTGGGTTGCATTGCAGCTGAAATGATTAATGGTTGCTGCTTGTGTTTT taCTCTATACTCGTGGTGGTGCTTCTTCTTCTGGAAGCTTCTCTGGTGGGATTCATTGCACTTGATAGTGATTGGGAAAAG GATATTCCATTTGATCCAACTGGTCAACTTGATGAGCTTCGAGCTTTCATTGAAGATAATATAGATACCTGCACATGGGTTGGCATTGCTGTGCTTGTGATTCAG GCATTATCTCTACTACTGGCATTAATTTTGCGAGCCACAGTTTCTTCTAGGAGAGCAGATTTTGATTATGAGGATGGATATGATGTTAGGGGTAGAAGTTGGGAGCCCCTACTGAATCCTCAACCTGGCCAACCATCTGGGTCTAGCAAAGGTGATAATAGTGGAAATCACTCAGATTTTTGGAGTGCGCGGATGAGAGAGAAG TACGGATTGAACCATGGTGATAAGAGCAGCTACCAACCATGA
- the LOC114370375 gene encoding glutaredoxin-C5, chloroplastic-like, producing the protein MALALGNIVALPLSNLKPSLKLSSSSSSCCITKLFPISRINVSPTSVLVRASSSSSFGSRLEDTIKKTVAENPVVVYSKTWCTYSSEVKILFKKLGVDPLVFELDEMGPQGPQLQKVLERITGQHTVPNVFIGGKHIGGCTDTLKLYRKGELEPLLSEANAKKTES; encoded by the exons atggCATTGGCATTGGGTAACATTGTTGCTCTTCCTCTCTCAAACTTGAAACCTTCTCTAAAgttatcttcttcttcatcctcttgttGTATCACCAAACTCTTCCCCATTTCCCGCATCAATGTCTCTCCCACCTCGGTATTAGTTCGAGCCTCTTCCTCATCCTCTTTCGGGTCTCGCCTCGAAGACACCATCAAGAAGACCGTAGCTGAGAACCCAGTCGTCGTTTATTCCAAAACCTGGTGCACCTATTCTTCCGAGGTCAAAATCCTCTTCAAAAAACTCGGCGTCGACCCTCTCGTATTCGAATTAGACGAAATGG GTCCTCAAGGGCCACAGTTGCAGAAGGTATTGGAAAGGATCACAGGGCAACACACTGTGCCAAATGTATTTATTG GTGGCAAACACATTGGCGGCTGTACAG ATACACTGAAGCTGTACCGGAAAGGAGAACTAGAACCTTTGCTATCAGAAGCGAATGCTAAAAAAACTGAGAGCTAA
- the LOC114370374 gene encoding photosystem I reaction center subunit IV A, chloroplastic-like isoform X1 → MASAASGFVLSLNVAAATTNSRVVMFNTKNNASRLVVRASDEPAAAAPATATPPAEAEAKPKPPPIGPKRGAKVKILRKESYWYKGTGSVVAVDQDPNTRYPVVVRFNKVNYANVSTNNYALDEIVEVE, encoded by the exons ATGGCATCAGCAGCATCTGGGTTTGTGTTGTCACTTAATGTTGCAGCTGCCACCACAAACTCAAGGGTGGTCATGTTCAACACAAAGAACAACGCTTCTAGGCTTGTTGTAAGGGCTTCAGATGAGCCTGCAGCGGCGGCACCCGCCACCGCCACACCCCCAGCTGAAGCTGAAGCTAAACCAAAGCCACCACCTATTGGCCCCAAGAGAGGTGCTAAG GTGAAGATTCTTAGGAAGGAATCTTACTGGTACAAAGGCACTGGTTCAGTGGTTGCTGTTGATCAG GACCCCAACACTCGCTACCCTGTTGTGGTTCGATTCAACAAAGTCAACTATGCCAATGTATCAACAAACAACTATGCTTTGGATGAGATTGTGGAAGTGGAATGA
- the LOC114370371 gene encoding uncharacterized protein LOC114370371 yields the protein MQMLIDKEMSKQKDSKHNLPNVVAKLMGLEALPKGEPNLSMERSHRRDYSQQMYGPIGLPFKHWQQEDRFMDREMLHEVHPSTEHVADKDMYEIWQQTQRGRFSEDVDGKRMALIRQKFMEAKRLSTDERLRQSEQFKDALEVLSSNSDLLIKLLDSQNVCDLYSTSPNETKRITLIKPLKMVDNDKCARKEKKNNRLIKKPSSVDQENPGNSPDNQKVDESPVLTTRIVLLKPSPWRTPEQKAVVSPTTSSSPLNLKSGNFHQGPEYDDVLESIRVANEVTQQMHKGLRSYQKDKTSYSSVFSNGYSDDESSFNKSYHEYASANFSDLEATSMSPLPRLSWDYNYVNGCGGSPYSTMSLGRVPCSPESSVCREAKKRLSERWTMMTLDNKGHQEQRQARKKSSTLGEMLSLTHKKKSLTPEVEIIVNEEQEPGKSVSCSHSFNAETSIEGSPKNLPRSNSVPASSTVYENGLTVVVNDHKNTGKAQGSKVQKKSKSVRSSFKGKVASFLFSRSKKSSTKEKTSSSQSKDESKSTSTVTETLVLPANSLGVLRSDVSQSINVDGFEECSLAALCESSGKNSTDSVSNEQEEDMITLEPGLTMPRPMVPEIHSSGNPDQPSPISVLQPPFEDFNNNASHESLDCMKSGDQGSEVPLKSNLIDKSPPIESIARTLSWDIDSSAEVASPYALKPLMVSSLDSKVDDQEWLLLVHKLLSAAGLDDQHQFDSSYTRWHSLESPLDPSLRDTLYANLNEKEPQPNMHEGRRRRMRSNHKLVFDYVNDALLELVGYGSEKCLKRSGSRCRVLVQEGASASATSSPLSVDHIVAQMKELRASGMRCEWENGGGNSTSLVVENIVRKEVVQIGWVELTDLEIDILGKEIEGDLIQELVENAVVDLLN from the exons ATGCAGATGCTCATAGACAAAGAAATGTCCAAACAAAAAGACTCAAAGCACAACCTACCAAATGTAGTAGCAAAGCTAATGGGGCTTGAAGCCCTTCCAAAGGGAGAGCCTAATTTATCAATGGAAAGAAGTCACAGGAGAGACTATTCTCAACAAATGTATGGTCCTATAGGCTTACCATTCAAGCATTGGCAGCAGGAAGATAGGTTTATGGATAGGGAAATGCTTCATGAAGTTCATCCAAGCACAGAACATGTTGCTGACAAAGATATGTATGAAATATGGCAGCAAACTCAGAGAGGAAGGTTTAGTGAAGATGTTGATGGGAAAAGAATGGCTCTAATTCGTCAGAAATTCATGGAAGCGAAACGTCTGTCAACAGATGAGAGACTGCGCCAATCCGAGCAATTCAAAGATGCATTGGAAGTTCTAAGCTCCAATAGTGATCTCTTGATCAAGTTATTGGATTCTCAAAATGTTTGTGATTTATACTCAACTTCACCTAATGAGACAAAGCGCATTACTCTTATTAAACCTTTGAAGATGGTTGACAATGACAAATGTGCcagaaaggagaaaaagaacAATAGACTGATTAAGAAACCATCAAGTGTTGATCAAGAAAATCCTGGAAACTCTCCAGATAATCAGAAAGTTGATGAATCTCCGGTCCTAACCACTCGAATAGTGTTGCTAAAGCCTAGCCCTTGGAGGACACCTGAGCAAAAGGCTGTGGTTTCTCCAACAACATCATCATCGCCATTGAATCTGAAAAGTGGAAATTTCCATCAGGGACCTGAATATGATGATGTACTAGAATCCATTAGAGTGGCAAATGAGGTCACACAGCAAATGCATAAAGGCCTGAGGAGCTATCAGAAGGATAAAACTTCATACTCTTCAGTGTTTTCCAATGGCTATTCTGATGATGAGAGTTCATTCAACAAATCATATCACGAGTATGCATCCGCGAATTTCAGCGATTTAGAAGCCACGTCAATGTCACCATTGCCAAGGCTTTCATGGGATTACAATTACGTCAATGGCTGTGGTGGCAGTCCTTATTCTACAATGTCGTTGGGCCGTGTCCCGTGCTCTCCTGAGTCATCGGTGTGCAGAGAGGCTAAGAAAAGACTTTCAGAAAGATGGACTATGATGACATTAGATAACAAGGGTCATCAAGAACAAAGacaagcaagaaagaaaagctCTACCTTGGGTGAGATGCTTTCTCTTACCCACAAAAAGAAATCCTTAACACCTGAGGTTGAAATTATTGTTAATGAGGAACAAGAACCTGGCAAATCTGTTTCTTGCAGCCATTCTTTCAATGCAGAAACAAGCATTGAAGGTTCTCCTAAAAATCTCCCCAGGTCAAATTCTGTGCCTGCATCTTCTACTGTCTATGAAAATGGCCTCACAGTTGTAGTAAATGATCATAAGAACACTGGCAAAGCACAAGGCTCCAAGGTGCAGAAAAAGTCTAAGAGTGTGAGATCATCATTTAAAGGGAAAGTTgcaagttttttgttttcaaggagTAAGAAATCATCAACCAAGGAAAAAACAAGTTCATCTCAATCTAAAGATGAATCCAAATCTACTTCTACTGTCACTGAAACATTAGTTCTTCCAGCAAATTCACTTGGAGTCCTTAGGAGTGATGTGTCTCAAAGCATCAACGTGGATGGTTTTGAAGAGTGTTCTCTTGCAGCTCTATGTGAATCATCAGGAAAAAATTCAACAGATTCAGTCTCGAATGAACAAGAAGAAGACATGATTACACTAGAG CCTGGATTGACTATGCCAAGACCGATGGTGCCAGAGATTCATTCAAGCGGAAACCCGGATCAGCCAAGTCCAATCTCAGTGTTACAACCTCCATTTGAAGATTTTAATAATAATGCATCACATGAGTCCTTGGACTGTATGAAGAGTGGTGACCAGG GATCAGAGGTGCCACTGAAGTCCAATTTAATTGACAAATCACCACCTATAGAATCAATAGCTAGGACCCTATCATGGGATATTGATTCTAGTGCAGAAGTGGCAAGCCCCTATGCATTAAAACCCTTAATGGTTTCTTCCTTGGACTCCAAGGTAGATGATCAAGAGTGGCTTCTCTTGGTCCACAAACTACTATCAGCAGCTGGACTTGATGATCAACACCAATTTGACTCGTCTTACACTAGATGGCATTCCCTTGAGAGCCCATTGGACCCATCACTGAGGGACACATTATATGCCAATCTAAATGAGAAGGAGCCTCAGCCAAATATGCATGAGGGCAGAAGAAGGAGGATGAGATCAAACCATAAGCTTGTGTTTGACTATGTCAATGATGCACTATTGGAACTTGTTGGTTATGGGTCAGAAAAGTGCTTAAAGAGAAGTGGGAGCCGCTGCAGAGTCCTAGTCCAAGAGGGTGCATCAGCATCAGCAACATCATCTCCCTTATCGGTGGACCACATTGTGGCCCAAATGAAGGAATTAAGAGCAAGTGGGATGAGGTGTGAGTGGGAAAATGGTGGTGGGAACAGCACCAGCCTGGTGGTAGAAAATATTGTCAGAAAAGAGGTTGTGCAAATAGGGTGGGTTGAGCTTACGGATTTGGAGATTGATATTTTAGGGAAGGAGATTGAAGGGGACTTGATTCAAGAGCTTGTGGAGAATGCAGTGGttgatttattaaattaa
- the LOC114370374 gene encoding photosystem I reaction center subunit IV A, chloroplastic-like isoform X3, which yields MASAASGFVLSLNVAAATTNSRVVMFNTKNNTSRFVVKASDEPAAAAPATATPPAEAEAKPKPPPIGPKRGAKVKILRKESYWYKGTGSVVAVDQDPNTRYPVVVRFNKVNYANVSTNNYALDEIVEVE from the exons ATGGCATCAGCAGCATCTGGGTTTGTGTTGTCACTTAATGTTGCAGCTGCCACCACAAACTCAAGGGTGGTCATGTTCAACACCAAGAACAACACTTCTAGGTTTGTTGTAAAGGCTTCAGATGAGCCTGCAGCGGCGGCTCCCGCCACCGCCACACCCCCAGCTGAAGCTGAAGCTAAACCAAAGCCACCACCTATTGGCCCCAAGAGAGGTGCTAAG GTGAAGATTCTTAGGAAGGAATCTTACTGGTACAAAGGCACCGGTTCAGTGGTTGCTGTTGATCAG GACCCCAACACTCGCTACCCTGTTGTGGTTCGATTCAACAAAGTCAACTATGCCAATGTATCAACAAACAACTATGCTTTGGATGAGATCGTGGAAGTCGAATGA
- the LOC114370374 gene encoding photosystem I reaction center subunit IV A, chloroplastic-like isoform X2, translating to MASAASGFVLSLNVAAATTNSRVVMFNTKNNTSRFVVKASDEPAAAAPATATPPAEAEAKPKPPPIGPKRGAKVKILRKESYWYKGTGSVVAVDQDPNTRYPVVVRFNKVNYANVSTNNYALDEIVEVE from the exons ATGGCATCAGCAGCATCTGGGTTTGTGTTGTCACTTAATGTTGCAGCTGCCACCACAAACTCAAGGGTGGTCATGTTCAACACCAAGAACAACACTTCTAGGTTTGTTGTAAAGGCTTCAGATGAGCCTGCAGCGGCGGCTCCCGCCACCGCCACACCCCCAGCTGAAGCTGAAGCTAAACCAAAGCCACCACCTATTGGCCCCAAGAGAGGTGCTAAG GTGAAGATTCTTAGGAAGGAATCTTACTGGTACAAAGGCACTGGTTCAGTGGTTGCTGTTGATCAG GACCCCAACACTCGCTACCCTGTTGTGGTTCGATTCAACAAAGTCAACTATGCCAATGTATCAACAAACAACTATGCTTTGGATGAGATTGTGGAAGTGGAATGA